From a region of the Tiliqua scincoides isolate rTilSci1 chromosome 4, rTilSci1.hap2, whole genome shotgun sequence genome:
- the ZNF281 gene encoding zinc finger protein 281 codes for MKLGSGFLGGGSAKRAAMEPGFPPSMVMFNHRLPPVTSFTRPAAPPQHCGLSSAAASSAAAAASTASEPPAPPHPQGVTFKKEPAGGFPLAASQRSPWGFFQSLVNIKQEKPSEQEEEEQHHHHYGGLFGIAGEDRHPVLGGAGGGAEGAGQSVIQDLSLFHHLHHHPHRGDLLLGLRGGEVGHAGLEEPKLDAQARKAKRPKSESQGTKAKRKPSAVAKPLAAAAEGEAALLSPSQKPHVCEHCSAAFRSSYHLRRHVLIHTGERPFQCSQCNMGFIQKYLLQRHEKIHSREKPFGCDQCSMKFIQKYHMERHKRTHSGEKPYKCETCQQYFSRTDRLLKHRRTCGEAIGKAGAGMDPGPSNHGMGNLSMLSQGNTGSSRRKSKAKCISTENKEQKPSHKVSESQIASNMTLQNYAVEIPIVSSSGGLIGTGIEELQKKVPKLVFKKGNKKSADKSYLNFVSPLPDLLGQKQLSGKPSGSLGIVANTSVDAIGLLQAAGGKPGQITSNYDDAMQFSKKRRYLQTASSNSAFSINVGHMASQPSVIQSAGVSVMDGETPLSLIDSSLNADIKSCHDKSSIPDEVLQSLLEQYSHKSEGQKEDPFSITEQRVDLHASGEHAEMVQEENLSPNSQTASNDKASMLQEYSKYLQQAFERTTNSTGFAFGPSFQFVSLSSSLHNHTLFQDKQIYTTSPLECGFSQSVTSVLPSALPKPPFGMLLGSQPGFYLSAVEATHQQLTPSQELDDLIDSQKNIDTSSGYQSTPPKLSSQKEQKNLESSTSFPIPSQELANQIDPQKELEHRATYQIENFAQAFGSQFKTGSRVPMTFIANSNGEVDHRVRTSVSDFSGYTNIMSDVNEPCSTRVKTPTSQSYR; via the coding sequence CCAGCACTGCGGGCTGAGCTCGGCCGCCGCCTCCTCGGCCGCCGCCGCTGCCAGCACGGCCTCCGAGCCCCCCGCGCCGCCCCACCCGCAGGGCGTGACGTTCAAGAAGGAGCCCGCGGGGGGCTTCCCCCTGGCCGCCTCGCAGAGGAGTCCCTGGGGCTTCTTCCAGTCCCTGGTGAACATCAAGCAGGAGAAGCCCAgcgagcaggaggaggaggagcagcaccaccaccactacgGGGGGCTCTTCGGCATCGCCGGCGAGGACCGGCACCCCGTGCTGGGGGGTGCCGGCGGGGGCGCAGAGGGTGCCGGGCAGAGCGTCATCCAGGACCTCAGCCTTTTCCACcacctgcaccaccacccacacCGCGGGGACCTGCTGCTGGGCCTCCGGGGTGGCGAGGTGGGCCATGCGGGCCTGGAGGAGCCCAAGCTGGACgcacaggccaggaaggccaaGCGGCCAAAGTCGGAATCTCAGGGAACCAAAGCCAAGAGGAAGCCGAGCGCTGTGGCCAAGCCCCTCGCGGCGGCGGCGGAGGGAGAAGCTGCCCTGCTGTCCCCCAGCCAGAAGCCACACGTCTGCGAGCACTGCAGCGCGGCCTTCAGGAGCTCCTACCACCTGCGTCGGCACGTGCTGATCCACACCGGCGAGAGGCCCTTCCAGTGCAGCCAGTGCAACATGGGCTTCATCCAGAAGTACCTGCTGCAGAGGCACGAGAAGATCCACAGCAGGGAGAAGCCCTTTGGATGCGACCAGTGCAGCATGAAGTTCATCCAGAAGTATCACATGGAGAGACACAAGAGGACGCATAGCGGAGAAAAGCCATACAAATGTGAAACCTGTCAGCAGTATTTTTCGAGGACTGATAGACTGTTGAAGCACAGACGTACGTGTGGAGAAGCCATAGGGAAAGCAGGTGCTGGAATGGATCCTGGGCCATCCAACCACGGCATGGGCAACTTGTCTATGTTGTCTCAGGGAAATACAGGTTCGtcaagaagaaaaagcaaagcaaaatgtaTATCCACTGAAAACAAAGAGCAGAAGCCTAGTCATAAAGTGTCCGAATCTCAGATTGCATCGAATATGACCTTGCAGAATTACGCGGTGGAGATTCCTATAGTGTCTTCCAGTGGTGGCTTAATTGGCACTGGCATAGAAGAGCTGCAGAAAAAGGTGCCAAAATtagtctttaaaaaaggaaataagaaaagCGCAGACAAGAGTTATCTTAATTTTGTGTCACCGTTGCCGGACCTTCTTGGTCAAAAACAATTGTCTGGAAAACCGAGTGGCTCTCTTGGCATAGTGGCAAATACCAGTGTTGATGCTATTGGACTTCTCCAAGCTGCAGGTGGCAAACCAGGGCAAATCACTAGCAATTACGATGATGCCATGCAATTTTCAAAGAAAAGAAGATATTTGCAAACTGCCAGCAGTAACAGTGCCTTTTCTATAAATGTTGGGCATATGGCCTCCCAACCGTCTGTTATTCAGTCTGCAGGTGTCAGTGTTATGGACGGTGAAACCCCGTTATCTCTTATTGACTCATCTCTGAATGCTGACATCAAATCTTGTCATGACAAGTCTAGCATCCCTGATGAGGTCTTGCAAAGTCTTCTAGAACAGTACTCTCATAAATCGGAAGGTCAGAAAGAGGATCCTTTCAGCATAACGGAGCAGCGTGTGGACTTGCATGCCTCAGGAGAACATGCAGAGATGGTACAAGAAGAGAACCTGAGCCCCAATTCTCAAACAGCTTCAAATGACAAAGCAAGCATGTTGCAAGAATACTCAAAATACCTCCAACAGGCTTTTGAAAGAACAACCAATAGCACTGGTTTTGCTTTTGGACCCAGTTTCCAGTTTGTAAGTTTGTCGTCAAGCCTTCATAACCATACTTTATTTCAAGACAAACAAATATACACTACATCTCCACTTGAGTGTGGTTTCAGCCAATCTGTTACCTCAGTGTTGCCATCTGCATTGCCAAAGCCTCCTTTTGGGATGTTGCTTGGATCTCAGCCAGGTTTTTATTTATCTGCTGTGGAGGCAACACATCAACAGTTGACTCCTTCGCAAGAACTGGATGACCTGATAGACTCTCAGAAAAACATAGATACATCATCAGGTTATCAGTCAACACCTCCAAAATTGAGTAGCCAGAAGGAACAAAAAAATCTGGAATCTTCAACAAGCTTTCCAATTCCATCTCAGGAGCTAGCTAACCAGATAGATCCTCAGAAAGAACTAGAGCATAGAGCAACATACCAGATAGAGAACTTTGCACAAGCATTTGGTTCTCAGTTTAAGACGGGCAGCAGGGTGCCAATGACTTTTATTGCTAACTCTAATGGGGAAGTGGACCATAGAGTAAGGACTTCAGTATCAGATTTCTCAGGGTATACAAATATAATGTCTGATGTAAATGAGCCATGTAGTACTAGAGTAAAGACCCCAACTAGCCAAAGTTATAGGTAA